A genomic stretch from Petrimonas mucosa includes:
- a CDS encoding beta-N-acetylhexosaminidase has product MKKFFLLITVSLFALLSFGQQVEPEISIIPEPVSVTRKGGSYQLPDKIVISSPRGDGMGIVNEYLIKKLSVAPGKQVTLDSKGSNADIVLNINKKADPVIGDEGYALSVTSSRISISANKPAGLLYGVQTLLQLLPPQIESDRPEPGIVWQIPQVEITDYPRVAWRGLMLDVARHFFTVDEVKRYLDNMVKYKYNRFHWHLTDDEGWRIEIKSLPRLTEVGAWRQEQIGWFGGFSLPDPAAPKSYGGFYTQEEVKEIVRYAKERNIEVMPEIDVPGHSSAFLAAYPELACFPESGEHAVRTGAPFMDWNTGGRPEALYENTLNPANEKVYQYLDKVMGEVAALFPFEYIHTGGDEAPYTYWKKSPDVKRLMEREGIKDMAGVQSYFGKRLERIIQSKGKKMMGWDEILEGGITPTTALMSWRGVNHGIEASKSAHFVVMSPTTYAYIDYMQGDISTEPKVYASLRLNQTYKFDPVPEGADARFILGGQANLWTEQVYNIRQAEYMTWPRGFAIAESLWSPKEKKDWKRFAAKTEHHFVRLDYGKTKYSPAIYDPIIRVTREGEQYVVTLTTEIDGLEIYTSFDSSTPDNFYPRYDSPQPIPRDASLMRIITYRNGKPIGRLMSIPVEELKKRVR; this is encoded by the coding sequence ATGAAGAAGTTTTTCCTATTAATTACCGTCTCTCTATTCGCTCTTCTCTCTTTTGGCCAGCAGGTTGAACCTGAAATTTCAATCATTCCGGAGCCAGTTTCCGTGACAAGAAAGGGTGGCAGCTATCAGCTCCCCGACAAGATAGTGATCTCATCTCCCCGGGGAGATGGAATGGGTATTGTCAATGAATACCTGATAAAAAAACTTTCCGTTGCACCTGGCAAGCAGGTAACCCTGGACAGCAAGGGGTCCAATGCCGATATTGTTCTGAATATCAATAAAAAGGCTGATCCGGTCATTGGCGACGAAGGGTATGCTTTATCGGTCACCTCCAGCAGGATCAGCATCAGTGCAAACAAGCCGGCCGGATTGCTCTATGGGGTTCAGACCCTGCTCCAGCTACTCCCGCCCCAGATCGAGAGTGACCGCCCCGAGCCGGGGATAGTCTGGCAGATTCCCCAGGTGGAGATCACTGATTATCCCAGGGTGGCCTGGCGGGGACTGATGTTGGATGTTGCCCGCCACTTCTTTACCGTAGATGAGGTGAAGCGTTATCTGGACAATATGGTGAAGTATAAATACAACCGCTTCCACTGGCATCTTACCGACGACGAGGGGTGGCGTATCGAGATCAAGAGCCTGCCCAGGCTGACCGAGGTTGGGGCATGGCGGCAGGAGCAGATCGGCTGGTTTGGGGGCTTCTCCCTGCCCGATCCCGCCGCACCGAAGAGTTACGGTGGCTTCTATACGCAGGAGGAGGTGAAGGAGATTGTGCGTTATGCCAAGGAGCGGAACATCGAGGTGATGCCCGAGATCGATGTTCCCGGGCACAGTTCGGCTTTCCTGGCGGCATACCCCGAGCTGGCCTGTTTCCCGGAAAGCGGTGAGCACGCGGTTCGTACGGGGGCCCCTTTCATGGACTGGAATACGGGGGGACGTCCCGAAGCGTTATATGAAAACACGCTGAATCCTGCCAACGAGAAGGTGTATCAATACCTCGACAAGGTGATGGGGGAGGTGGCCGCACTTTTCCCGTTCGAGTATATTCATACTGGCGGCGACGAGGCGCCCTACACTTACTGGAAGAAGAGTCCCGATGTGAAACGGTTGATGGAGCGCGAGGGGATCAAGGATATGGCAGGCGTTCAATCCTATTTCGGCAAACGGCTCGAACGGATCATCCAGTCGAAAGGGAAGAAGATGATGGGCTGGGACGAGATCCTGGAGGGAGGCATCACCCCCACCACCGCCCTGATGAGCTGGCGCGGTGTAAATCATGGCATCGAGGCATCCAAGTCGGCCCATTTTGTCGTGATGAGTCCCACCACCTATGCCTATATCGATTACATGCAGGGTGACATCTCCACGGAACCGAAGGTCTACGCCTCGTTGCGGCTGAACCAGACCTACAAGTTCGATCCGGTTCCGGAAGGGGCCGATGCCCGGTTTATTCTGGGAGGGCAGGCCAACCTCTGGACAGAACAGGTCTACAATATCCGTCAGGCGGAGTACATGACCTGGCCACGCGGTTTTGCCATCGCCGAATCGCTTTGGTCCCCGAAGGAGAAAAAAGATTGGAAGCGGTTCGCTGCGAAGACCGAGCACCATTTTGTCCGGCTAGATTACGGCAAGACTAAATATTCACCGGCCATCTATGACCCGATCATACGTGTAACCCGCGAAGGGGAGCAGTATGTCGTAACGCTGACAACGGAGATCGACGGGTTGGAGATCTATACCAGTTTCGACAGCTCCACGCCCGACAATTTCTATCCCAGGTACGACAGCCCGCAACCGATACCCAGGGATGCATCCTTGATGCGCATCATCACCTACCGCAATGGCAAGCCGATCGGAAGGCTGATGAGCATTCCGGTGGAGGAGCTGAAGAAAAGAGTCAGGTGA
- the trpS gene encoding tryptophan--tRNA ligase — MDTVLSGIRSTGNLHLGNYFGALRNFIRMQDENRCFFFIADIHSLTTHPDPKELHGNVKNVLVDYLAAGIDPEKSVIYIQSDVPEVAELYLYLNMHAYMGELAKTTSFKEKARKQPENVNAGLLTYPTLMAADILIHNADKVPVGKDQEQHLEMTRKFARRFNNFYGVEFFKEPVAYNFGKELVKIPGLDGSGKMGKSEGNAIYLADSPKEIEKKVKRALTDSGPTEPNSVKPDYIENLFTILRVVSTPEVVQHYEEKWNSCEIRYGDLKKQLAEDIIKVTTPIRERILEIERDDAYLRKVTREGAEKARENALRTIVPVREIIGFKKF, encoded by the coding sequence ATGGATACAGTACTTAGCGGAATCCGGTCGACGGGCAACCTCCATTTGGGAAATTATTTCGGTGCTTTACGCAACTTTATCCGGATGCAGGACGAAAACCGGTGTTTCTTTTTTATTGCCGACATTCATTCACTGACCACGCATCCCGACCCGAAGGAGCTGCACGGAAACGTCAAAAACGTATTGGTGGACTATCTGGCGGCGGGTATCGACCCCGAAAAATCGGTCATCTACATCCAAAGCGATGTGCCGGAAGTTGCCGAGCTGTATCTCTACCTGAACATGCATGCCTATATGGGAGAGTTGGCCAAGACCACCTCGTTCAAGGAAAAGGCGAGAAAACAGCCGGAGAACGTGAATGCGGGACTCCTCACCTACCCCACACTGATGGCTGCAGATATCCTTATTCACAATGCCGACAAGGTACCGGTAGGGAAAGACCAGGAGCAGCACCTTGAGATGACCCGTAAATTTGCCCGCAGGTTCAACAACTTTTACGGCGTGGAATTTTTCAAGGAGCCGGTTGCTTACAATTTCGGGAAAGAGCTGGTGAAAATTCCGGGACTGGATGGCAGCGGAAAGATGGGAAAATCGGAAGGAAACGCCATCTATCTGGCAGATTCGCCCAAAGAGATCGAAAAGAAGGTGAAACGGGCCCTTACCGACTCCGGACCCACCGAGCCCAACTCCGTCAAGCCCGATTATATCGAGAATCTGTTTACCATTCTGCGTGTGGTCTCAACGCCCGAAGTGGTTCAACATTACGAGGAGAAATGGAACAGCTGCGAGATCCGGTATGGAGACCTGAAAAAACAGCTGGCCGAAGATATCATCAAAGTGACGACGCCCATCCGTGAACGGATCCTGGAGATTGAGCGGGACGACGCCTACCTGCGAAAAGTCACCCGTGAAGGGGCCGAAAAGGCACGGGAAAATGCGTTGAGAACCATTGTCCCCGTAAGAGAGATCATCGGGTTCAAGAAATTTTAG
- a CDS encoding DUF2156 domain-containing protein — MLPFKPIELKDKEVINSYLCKQNYRASDLCFTNLFCWGKKFDTQFATKGEWFFVRFRDNNGRNSYLKPIGGRNIREAIDMIMDDHKQFDTVFQIRGLTREMMDEIEAEMPDIFDYKFNRSVSDYIYSSEKLVNLTGKKLQSKRNHINRFKRENEWEYGSLSGNPSLIKECKEMLDQWMEINMADKDPSLVYDDVATTLMLDNFEYLGLKGGGIRVRGKIVAFTIGEPLTRDTFVVHVEKAYTSIHGAYSIINQQFAEHETTGFTYINREEDMGFENLRNAKLSYQPDILLEKYNARLKDRSR; from the coding sequence ATGCTACCATTTAAGCCCATAGAGTTAAAAGATAAGGAGGTCATCAATTCCTATCTATGCAAACAGAATTACAGGGCATCCGACCTCTGCTTCACCAACCTGTTCTGTTGGGGTAAAAAGTTTGACACCCAATTTGCGACCAAAGGAGAATGGTTTTTCGTCAGGTTCAGGGATAACAACGGCCGGAACTCATACCTCAAACCAATTGGTGGCAGGAACATCAGGGAGGCTATCGACATGATCATGGATGATCACAAGCAGTTTGACACTGTATTCCAGATCAGGGGGTTGACCCGGGAGATGATGGATGAGATCGAAGCGGAGATGCCGGATATTTTCGATTACAAGTTCAATCGAAGTGTGTCTGACTATATCTACAGTTCGGAGAAACTGGTCAACCTCACCGGAAAGAAGTTACAGAGCAAGAGAAACCACATCAACCGGTTTAAGCGCGAGAATGAATGGGAGTATGGATCGCTTTCGGGAAATCCGTCACTGATAAAAGAGTGCAAGGAGATGCTCGACCAATGGATGGAGATCAACATGGCCGACAAGGATCCGTCGCTGGTTTACGATGATGTGGCCACCACACTGATGCTGGATAATTTTGAGTACCTGGGGTTGAAGGGGGGGGGCATCCGGGTGAGGGGCAAGATCGTCGCATTCACCATCGGGGAGCCGCTTACCCGCGATACGTTTGTGGTACACGTGGAGAAGGCGTACACCTCCATTCATGGCGCCTACAGTATCATCAACCAGCAATTCGCCGAACATGAGACAACCGGGTTTACCTATATAAACCGTGAAGAGGATATGGGTTTCGAGAACCTGAGAAATGCCAAACTCTCATATCAGCCCGATATCCTGCTCGAAAAGTACAACGCACGCCTAAAGGATCGATCGCGATGA
- a CDS encoding GNAT family N-acetyltransferase: MIRYADNSSRQAVFDMWKTVFGDSPEYMEIYFREKYRNENTLIYFDSGKAVSSLQMLPFRFSFHGRMIPVAYFSGLCTLPEARRKGFMGALIRRAFDELEKRAVPLVMLVPQDEPVMNYYRQFGFVQTFDEGVVLPDLHQLLSGSENLDLAYGEFNSFFRHRDMAIQHSVDHFRAIAEEAALFGYPPKRSLTGMSRVIDAEKLLAIFAAAHPETALTLKVSDSLIERNNAYFQLENGRVSIPEEGAAPKLELDAGELTRLLTGYRIAEMGEEYTLYFPEKEPLIGYMME, encoded by the coding sequence ATGATACGGTATGCCGACAACAGTAGCCGTCAAGCGGTTTTCGACATGTGGAAAACCGTCTTCGGGGACTCGCCTGAATATATGGAGATCTATTTCAGGGAAAAATACAGGAACGAAAACACGCTGATCTATTTCGACAGCGGAAAGGCGGTCTCCTCCCTGCAAATGCTCCCATTCCGGTTCTCGTTTCATGGCCGGATGATTCCTGTTGCCTATTTTTCCGGACTATGTACCTTGCCCGAGGCGCGACGAAAAGGGTTTATGGGGGCCTTGATCCGAAGAGCTTTCGACGAATTGGAGAAAAGAGCCGTTCCCCTCGTCATGCTGGTTCCGCAGGATGAACCGGTAATGAACTACTACAGGCAGTTTGGCTTTGTTCAAACCTTCGACGAGGGAGTAGTGCTGCCCGATCTGCATCAACTTCTATCCGGCTCGGAGAATCTTGATCTGGCATACGGGGAATTCAACTCCTTTTTCCGGCATCGCGATATGGCCATTCAACACAGTGTCGACCACTTCAGGGCAATAGCCGAAGAGGCTGCCCTCTTCGGCTATCCGCCAAAAAGAAGCTTGACGGGAATGTCGCGCGTGATCGATGCGGAGAAATTGCTGGCCATATTTGCCGCGGCCCATCCCGAAACGGCACTCACCCTGAAGGTGTCAGATTCCCTGATTGAAAGAAACAACGCTTATTTCCAGCTGGAGAACGGCAGGGTCTCAATCCCTGAAGAGGGAGCGGCTCCGAAACTGGAACTGGATGCCGGTGAACTGACGCGGCTGCTGACTGGCTACAGGATTGCTGAAATGGGAGAAGAGTACACCTTATATTTTCCTGAAAAAGAGCCGCTGATCGGTTACATGATGGAATAA
- the rpsO gene encoding 30S ribosomal protein S15: MYLDSEKKKEIFAKYGKSNTDTGSPEAQIALFSYRISHLTEHLKSNKKDYNTERALKILVGKRRRLLDYLVEKDIERYRAIVKELGLRK, encoded by the coding sequence ATGTATTTAGACTCTGAAAAAAAGAAGGAAATCTTTGCCAAGTACGGGAAGTCTAACACTGACACTGGCTCGCCTGAAGCGCAGATAGCATTGTTTTCATACCGTATTTCGCATTTGACTGAACATTTGAAGTCAAATAAAAAAGATTATAACACTGAACGTGCACTGAAAATTTTAGTGGGTAAGCGTCGTCGCTTGCTCGATTACCTGGTCGAAAAAGATATCGAGAGGTATAGGGCCATTGTTAAGGAGCTGGGTCTGAGAAAATAA
- a CDS encoding carboxypeptidase-like regulatory domain-containing protein, producing MKNSRMAHLLMLLLFSFQLFGNNLLPAESYTLRGRVLAADNREPLSNASVTVGTLNISTVTNQDGYFTLRVPESARNSRLIIRYLGYENLEIPVVTLIDKPNNHIVLQPSFIELGTLEVVSGNGRELIREALNRIPQNYAVDPTMMVAFYRESIKKNSNYISLVETVLDVYKSSYRSYETDQAKIYIGRKATDISPRDTVLLKFQGGISTALMLDVAKNPEIVFGERGDEYNFTIERMVSINNKPHYEISFLPLPGITDILFRGKLFLDRESLAISRMEFNMNVEGRRDASNIFIRRKPSKMKVDVEEASYVADFIEDDGKWFFNYSSTQVRFRVRWTNRFFGLFATNYTINSEMAVTDRYRDGVNKFPREERIRSTDVIAEKVEHFQDPDFWGEYNVIEPDIEITNAIRRLSGRLIRRAE from the coding sequence ATGAAAAATAGTCGGATGGCTCATTTGCTGATGCTTCTTCTCTTTAGTTTTCAACTCTTTGGCAATAATCTGTTGCCGGCAGAGAGCTATACGTTGCGTGGCAGGGTATTGGCGGCCGATAACCGTGAACCGCTCTCCAATGCGAGTGTGACCGTAGGAACCCTGAATATTTCGACCGTAACCAATCAGGATGGATACTTTACGCTTAGGGTTCCGGAATCGGCCAGGAACTCCAGACTGATCATCCGATACCTGGGATACGAGAACCTTGAGATTCCGGTCGTTACACTGATCGACAAGCCTAATAACCACATCGTGCTGCAGCCCTCGTTCATTGAACTGGGAACATTAGAGGTGGTGTCGGGAAATGGTCGCGAGCTGATACGGGAGGCGTTGAACCGCATACCGCAGAACTATGCCGTAGATCCCACCATGATGGTGGCGTTCTATCGGGAGTCGATCAAGAAAAATTCCAATTATATCTCGCTGGTGGAGACTGTGCTGGATGTCTACAAATCTTCCTACCGTTCCTACGAGACTGATCAGGCAAAGATCTATATCGGCAGGAAGGCGACCGACATCTCCCCGCGTGATACCGTGCTGTTGAAATTTCAGGGTGGAATCAGTACGGCTCTTATGCTGGATGTGGCCAAGAATCCCGAAATAGTATTTGGGGAAAGGGGCGATGAGTATAACTTCACCATCGAAAGAATGGTCAGCATCAACAACAAGCCGCATTACGAGATTAGCTTCTTGCCCCTGCCGGGAATAACCGATATTCTCTTCCGCGGGAAGCTCTTTCTCGACAGGGAGTCGTTGGCCATCAGCCGGATGGAGTTCAATATGAATGTGGAGGGGAGGAGGGATGCTTCCAATATCTTCATCCGCCGGAAGCCCTCGAAGATGAAGGTTGATGTGGAGGAGGCCAGCTATGTGGCCGATTTCATCGAAGATGACGGAAAGTGGTTTTTCAACTACAGCAGCACCCAGGTCAGATTCAGGGTGAGGTGGACCAACCGCTTCTTTGGGCTTTTTGCCACAAACTACACCATCAACTCCGAGATGGCCGTTACCGACAGGTACCGGGATGGGGTCAACAAATTTCCGAGGGAGGAGCGTATCCGGTCTACCGATGTGATTGCTGAAAAGGTGGAGCACTTTCAGGATCCCGATTTCTGGGGTGAATATAACGTGATTGAGCCTGATATTGAGATTACCAACGCCATACGAAGGTTGAGCGGGAGATTGATACGGCGTGCAGAATAA
- the nadB gene encoding L-aspartate oxidase gives MAYKYDFLVIGSGIAGMSYALKVAKYGKVAIVAKTTLEDANTFYAQGGIASVTNPWDNFEKHIADTLDAGAGLCDLRVVERVVKEAPAQIKELISWGVDFDKDEEGNFDLHREGGHSEFRILHHKDSTGAEIQTSLIKAIRNHPNIDVFDNHFTIEILTQHHLGQVVTRHTPGIECYGAYILDLQTQEVLTFLSRITMMATGGIGCIYQTTTNPLVATGDGIAMVARAKGEIRGMEFVQFHPTALYHPGVRPSFLITEAMRGYGGILRTKDGKEFMQKYDERLSLAPRDIVARAIDTEMKNRGDDHVYLDVTHKDPEETKKHFPTIYEKCLSYGIDITREMIPVAPAAHYLCGGILVSLDGETSINRLYANGECACTGLHGANRLASNSLIEAVVFADSAAKHSLPRFRNFTFREDIPDWNAEGTTSTEEMVLITQSYKEVGQIMSSYVGIVRSDIRLQRAMDRLNILFRETENLFQRSVVSREICELRNIIKVGYMVIKQAMARKESRGLHYTIDYPGQNTDSTL, from the coding sequence ATGGCGTACAAATACGATTTTCTGGTCATCGGATCGGGTATTGCAGGGATGAGCTACGCCCTGAAAGTGGCAAAATATGGCAAGGTGGCCATTGTTGCCAAGACTACACTCGAGGATGCCAACACCTTTTATGCCCAGGGAGGCATTGCATCGGTGACAAATCCCTGGGACAATTTCGAGAAGCACATTGCCGACACGCTCGATGCCGGGGCAGGTCTCTGCGACCTCCGGGTTGTGGAGCGTGTTGTAAAGGAGGCGCCTGCACAAATCAAGGAGTTGATCAGCTGGGGGGTCGATTTCGACAAGGATGAGGAGGGAAATTTCGATCTGCACCGGGAGGGAGGACACTCCGAGTTCAGGATCCTGCACCATAAGGACAGTACCGGAGCCGAGATCCAGACAAGCCTGATCAAAGCCATCCGAAACCATCCCAACATTGATGTATTCGACAACCACTTTACCATCGAGATACTGACCCAGCATCACTTGGGACAGGTGGTCACCCGCCACACTCCCGGAATTGAGTGTTACGGAGCCTATATCCTGGATTTACAGACACAGGAAGTATTGACATTCCTTTCACGCATAACGATGATGGCTACCGGAGGGATCGGGTGCATCTATCAGACGACCACCAATCCGCTGGTTGCCACCGGCGACGGCATTGCAATGGTTGCACGGGCCAAGGGCGAGATAAGGGGCATGGAGTTTGTGCAGTTTCATCCCACCGCATTATATCATCCGGGTGTACGCCCTTCCTTCCTCATCACGGAGGCGATGCGTGGATACGGTGGCATATTGAGGACAAAGGATGGCAAGGAGTTCATGCAGAAGTACGACGAGCGGTTATCGCTTGCACCGCGTGATATCGTTGCCCGTGCCATCGATACGGAGATGAAGAACAGGGGCGATGATCACGTCTACCTGGATGTGACCCACAAGGATCCGGAGGAGACAAAAAAACATTTCCCTACCATCTACGAGAAATGCCTGAGCTACGGCATCGACATCACCAGGGAGATGATCCCGGTAGCGCCCGCAGCGCACTACCTGTGCGGAGGCATCCTGGTCAGCCTTGACGGAGAGACCAGCATTAACCGGCTTTACGCCAATGGCGAGTGTGCATGCACCGGCCTGCACGGAGCCAACCGCCTCGCTTCAAACTCGCTCATCGAGGCGGTGGTCTTTGCCGACTCGGCGGCCAAACACTCCCTGCCCCGTTTCAGGAATTTCACTTTCCGGGAAGATATTCCCGACTGGAATGCAGAAGGCACCACCTCCACCGAGGAGATGGTGCTTATCACTCAGAGCTACAAGGAGGTGGGTCAGATCATGTCTTCCTATGTAGGGATCGTCCGCTCCGATATCCGTCTGCAGCGGGCCATGGACAGGCTGAACATCCTGTTTCGCGAGACCGAGAATCTGTTCCAGCGTTCGGTAGTATCACGCGAGATCTGTGAGCTCCGGAACATCATCAAGGTGGGATATATGGTCATCAAGCAGGCCATGGCACGCAAGGAGAGCCGCGGGCTGCACTATACCATCGATTATCCCGGCCAGAACACTGACTCAACCCTATAA
- the folP gene encoding dihydropteroate synthase, producing the protein MRPSININGNLIDLSTPLVMGIVNITPDSFFQESRKQSESEIVNRVRQILEEGGRIIDIGGQSTSPTSSLIPATEEFNRLEPALRIIRKEFPDAILSVDTFYSEVAKPAVEKYGVNIINDISGGQIDGKMFDTVARLNVPYILMHMRGTPQTMQQHTGYDNLIQEILYYFSERIAKLNLLGVNDIIIDPGFGFSKTMDQNYQLMAYLKYFNIFEVPILAGISRKSMIYKLLECSPQESLNGTTVLNTVALLSGAAILRVHDVKEAVECVKIAKKISNSVICSNTLE; encoded by the coding sequence ATGAGACCATCCATCAACATAAACGGCAACCTGATCGACCTCTCCACACCGCTGGTCATGGGAATCGTGAACATAACGCCCGACTCCTTTTTCCAGGAGAGTAGAAAACAGTCGGAGAGCGAGATCGTCAATCGTGTCAGGCAGATTCTGGAAGAGGGTGGCAGGATCATCGACATCGGAGGCCAATCCACATCACCCACCTCTTCACTGATTCCTGCAACTGAAGAGTTCAACCGGCTGGAACCGGCATTGCGGATCATCCGCAAGGAGTTTCCCGATGCCATCCTCTCCGTCGACACCTTCTATTCGGAAGTGGCCAAACCGGCAGTAGAAAAATATGGCGTAAACATCATCAACGATATCTCGGGCGGCCAGATCGACGGCAAGATGTTCGATACGGTTGCCCGGCTCAATGTACCCTACATCCTGATGCATATGCGCGGCACACCGCAAACCATGCAGCAGCATACCGGTTACGACAATCTTATCCAGGAGATTCTCTACTATTTTTCCGAGAGGATAGCCAAGCTGAACCTGCTGGGAGTGAACGACATCATCATAGATCCAGGCTTCGGGTTCAGTAAAACGATGGATCAGAATTATCAGTTGATGGCTTATTTAAAATATTTCAATATCTTTGAGGTACCGATCCTGGCAGGCATCTCCCGAAAATCGATGATTTACAAATTATTGGAATGCTCACCACAGGAGAGCCTGAATGGGACAACGGTCCTGAATACCGTTGCCCTGTTGTCGGGAGCCGCCATCTTGCGCGTTCATGACGTGAAAGAGGCGGTGGAGTGTGTGAAAATTGCAAAAAAGATAAGCAACAGCGTCATATGTTCGAACACTTTGGAATAA
- the cdaA gene encoding diadenylate cyclase CdaA, whose product MFEHFGIKDFIDILLVAALLYYLFKMVKISGMRPLFIGIVVFMIIWVLVSQVFDMVLLGSILDQFVDIGLILLVILFQDEIRRFLMSLGSKKGWKFISKLFVPVDKQQKDISHITSIVLACMNMSKAKVGALIVIQGDLQLSLYEQSGEIINADVSSRLIENIFFKNSPLHDGAMIVVGKKIKAAGCILPISQNPNIPKHMGLRHRAGLGITQETDAKVIVVSEETGKITFAEEGRLKVNVNPEELQQLILAE is encoded by the coding sequence ATGTTCGAACACTTTGGAATAAAAGATTTTATCGACATCCTGCTGGTAGCCGCACTGTTGTACTACCTGTTCAAGATGGTGAAGATATCGGGAATGCGCCCGCTCTTTATCGGAATTGTGGTCTTCATGATTATCTGGGTACTGGTATCGCAAGTGTTCGACATGGTGCTTCTGGGCTCTATCCTCGATCAGTTTGTGGATATCGGACTGATATTGCTGGTGATCCTCTTTCAGGATGAGATCAGGAGATTCCTGATGTCGCTCGGCTCGAAGAAGGGATGGAAGTTCATCTCGAAACTCTTTGTGCCGGTCGACAAGCAGCAGAAAGACATCTCTCACATCACCTCGATCGTACTGGCCTGCATGAACATGTCGAAAGCCAAGGTCGGGGCACTGATCGTCATTCAGGGCGATCTTCAGCTCAGCCTGTATGAGCAGAGCGGTGAGATCATCAATGCCGATGTCTCCTCCCGGCTGATTGAGAATATTTTCTTCAAGAACAGTCCGTTGCACGATGGCGCCATGATCGTGGTAGGGAAGAAGATCAAGGCCGCCGGCTGCATTCTCCCCATCTCCCAGAACCCGAACATTCCCAAGCATATGGGACTCAGGCACCGTGCGGGACTGGGCATAACGCAGGAGACCGACGCCAAGGTGATTGTCGTTTCGGAGGAGACCGGAAAAATAACATTTGCCGAGGAGGGAAGACTGAAGGTGAACGTAAATCCCGAAGAGTTGCAGCAGTTGATCCTGGCAGAATAG
- the recF gene encoding DNA replication/repair protein RecF (All proteins in this family for which functions are known are DNA-binding proteins that assist the filamentation of RecA onto DNA for the initiation of recombination or recombinational repair.) — MTLHHLSIINYKNLAQVELELSPKINCFVGNNGMGKTNLLDAVYYLSFCRSYTNPVDSQIIKHDADVCMIQGRYLIEGQETEEEIYCGLRRRQKKQFKRNKKEYEKLSDHIGFIPLVMISPADIGIIQGGSDERRRFMDIAISQFDKSYMQALIRYNNALQQRNATLKMEGNAIDHTLLELWEEQMVMDGELIAEKRQAFVKEFIPVFDEFYKRISLSNEKATFDYVSQLNDGNFREILRQTRQRDMALGHTTTGIHRDELEMLLDGFPIKKVGSQGQNKTYFVSMKLAQFHYLLKTGKRRPILLLDDIFDRLDANRVEEIVKLVSSDEFGQIFISDTNRESFDKILSRINNSQHIYSVKNGEVTIYG; from the coding sequence ATGACGTTACATCATCTATCCATCATCAATTATAAGAACCTGGCCCAGGTAGAACTGGAGTTGTCGCCCAAGATAAACTGCTTTGTGGGAAACAACGGCATGGGCAAGACCAATCTGCTGGATGCCGTCTACTACCTCTCGTTCTGCCGGAGTTACACCAATCCTGTCGACAGCCAGATCATCAAGCACGATGCCGATGTCTGCATGATACAGGGAAGATACCTGATCGAGGGACAGGAGACGGAGGAGGAGATCTATTGCGGATTGCGCCGGCGACAGAAGAAACAGTTCAAGCGAAACAAAAAGGAGTACGAGAAATTGTCTGACCATATCGGTTTTATTCCGCTGGTAATGATCTCCCCGGCCGATATCGGGATTATCCAGGGAGGCAGCGACGAGCGGCGGAGGTTCATGGACATCGCCATCTCGCAGTTCGACAAAAGCTACATGCAGGCGCTGATCCGGTACAACAATGCGCTGCAACAGCGTAACGCCACCCTGAAAATGGAGGGGAACGCAATCGATCACACCCTGCTGGAGCTCTGGGAAGAGCAGATGGTGATGGACGGCGAGCTGATAGCTGAAAAACGGCAAGCATTCGTAAAGGAGTTTATCCCTGTTTTCGACGAGTTTTACAAAAGGATCAGTCTCTCCAACGAGAAAGCCACCTTCGACTATGTTTCGCAACTGAACGATGGCAACTTCAGGGAGATCCTTCGCCAAACCCGCCAACGCGATATGGCGCTGGGACACACTACCACCGGTATTCACCGCGACGAACTGGAGATGCTGCTCGACGGGTTCCCAATAAAGAAGGTGGGGTCGCAGGGACAGAACAAAACCTATTTCGTATCGATGAAGCTGGCACAGTTCCATTACCTGCTCAAAACCGGGAAAAGGAGACCCATCCTGTTGCTCGACGATATTTTCGACCGGCTCGACGCCAACCGGGTGGAAGAGATCGTGAAACTGGTATCAAGTGATGAGTTTGGCCAGATCTTCATCTCCGACACCAACCGGGAGTCGTTCGACAAGATATTGAGCCGCATCAACAACAGTCAGCATATCTATTCGGTAAAAAACGGAGAAGTTACGATTTATGGATAA